One Janthinobacterium sp. TB1-E2 genomic region harbors:
- a CDS encoding acetolactate synthase 3 catalytic subunit, translating to MNTEAAAGPITGAEIVVRCLAEEGVEHVFGYPGGAVLYIYDAIFQQNKFQHILVRHEQAAIHAADAYSRSSNKVGVAIVTSGPGVTNAVTGLSTAYMDSIPMVVISGQVPSHAIGQDAFQECDTVGITRPVVKHNFLVKDVKDLAATIKKAFFIARTGRPGPVLVDIPKDISMHKCHFDYPKEVEMRSYRPVDKGHSGQIRKAVQLLLQAERPMIYTGGGVILAHAAPELNKLVDRLGFPCTNTLMGLGGYRASSEQYVGMPGMHGTYEANMAMQNCDVLIAIGARFDDRVIGNPKHFASHPRKIIHVDIDPSSISKRVKVDIPIVGNVKDVLIEFLAQLDAAEAKPNVNALSNWWKQIAEWRGRECLKYPTSDLVIKPQSVVEKVFQITKGDAFITSDVGQHQMWAAQYYGFDKPRRWINSGGLGTMGVGLPYAMGVQMANPDATVACITGEGSIQMCIQELATCKQYHLTPKIIMLNNRFLGMVRQWQEIDYGSRYSESYMDSLPDFEKLAEAYGHVGMKIEKPGDVDGALKEAFGMKDRLVFMNFITDQSENVWPMVKAGKGLSEMMLGSEDL from the coding sequence ACATCTACGACGCCATCTTCCAGCAAAACAAATTCCAGCATATCCTGGTACGCCACGAGCAGGCCGCGATCCACGCCGCCGATGCCTATTCGCGCAGCTCGAACAAAGTCGGTGTCGCCATCGTCACGTCCGGTCCGGGCGTCACGAATGCCGTCACGGGCCTGTCCACCGCGTACATGGACTCGATTCCCATGGTCGTGATCTCCGGCCAGGTGCCGAGCCACGCCATCGGACAGGATGCGTTCCAGGAATGCGACACGGTCGGCATCACGCGCCCCGTCGTCAAGCACAACTTCCTCGTCAAGGACGTCAAGGACCTGGCAGCGACGATCAAGAAAGCCTTCTTCATCGCCCGTACCGGCCGTCCGGGACCCGTGCTGGTCGATATCCCCAAGGATATCAGCATGCACAAATGCCATTTCGACTATCCGAAGGAAGTCGAGATGCGTTCCTATCGTCCCGTCGACAAGGGCCACTCGGGCCAGATCCGCAAGGCCGTGCAGCTGTTGCTGCAAGCCGAACGTCCGATGATCTACACGGGCGGCGGCGTGATTCTCGCGCATGCGGCTCCTGAGCTGAACAAGCTGGTCGACCGCCTGGGTTTCCCGTGCACCAACACCTTGATGGGCTTGGGCGGCTACCGCGCCTCGAGCGAGCAGTATGTCGGCATGCCCGGCATGCACGGCACCTATGAAGCGAACATGGCGATGCAGAACTGCGACGTCCTGATCGCCATCGGCGCCCGTTTCGATGACCGCGTGATCGGCAACCCGAAACATTTCGCCTCGCATCCGCGCAAGATCATCCACGTGGACATCGATCCATCGTCGATTTCCAAGCGCGTCAAGGTCGATATCCCCATCGTCGGCAACGTCAAGGACGTGCTGATCGAGTTCCTCGCGCAACTGGACGCGGCCGAAGCCAAGCCGAACGTCAATGCCTTGAGCAACTGGTGGAAGCAGATCGCCGAATGGCGTGGCCGCGAATGCCTGAAATATCCGACCTCCGACCTGGTGATCAAGCCGCAATCGGTGGTGGAAAAGGTGTTCCAGATCACCAAGGGCGACGCCTTCATCACGTCCGACGTGGGCCAGCACCAGATGTGGGCGGCGCAATACTATGGCTTCGACAAGCCGCGCCGCTGGATCAATTCCGGTGGCCTGGGCACCATGGGTGTCGGCTTGCCGTACGCCATGGGCGTGCAGATGGCCAATCCGGACGCCACCGTTGCCTGCATCACGGGTGAAGGTTCGATCCAGATGTGCATCCAGGAGCTCGCCACGTGCAAGCAGTATCACCTGACGCCGAAGATCATCATGCTCAACAACCGCTTCCTCGGCATGGTGCGCCAGTGGCAGGAAATCGATTACGGTTCGCGCTATTCCGAGTCGTACATGGATTCGCTGCCCGATTTCGAAAAGCTGGCGGAAGCGTACGGCCACGTGGGCATGAAAATTGAAAAACCGGGCGACGTCGACGGCGCCCTGAAAGAGGCGTTTGGCATGAAAGACAGGCTGGTATTCATGAACTTCATTACCGACCAGTCCGAAAACGTGTGGCCAATGGTGAAAGCCGGCAAGGGCCTGTCCGAAATGATGCTCGGTTCGGAGGATCTCTAA